A portion of the Clostridium gelidum genome contains these proteins:
- a CDS encoding ComGF family competence protein: MNSLKVGGWMRFKKYITSKKKRGFTIIESLVYIFLTTMILADGINLFVLMYKSYIEATKLTIKYNNYQNFYINLDNIIPDIGLENIVVDDRYILFLMDNKSGKSDIVIKSYNGDIVAKYTESGPIPTMIQNINYLEVKKKGKLIYLIIHDKEGKEFIKCI; this comes from the coding sequence ATGAATTCACTAAAAGTTGGTGGATGGATGAGATTTAAAAAGTATATTACTTCAAAGAAAAAAAGAGGATTTACGATTATTGAATCTTTAGTATATATTTTTTTGACAACAATGATCTTAGCAGATGGAATAAATTTATTTGTGTTAATGTATAAGTCCTATATAGAAGCAACAAAGCTAACTATTAAATATAACAACTATCAAAATTTCTATATAAATTTAGATAATATTATACCTGATATAGGACTTGAAAACATAGTAGTAGATGATAGATATATTTTATTTTTAATGGATAATAAATCAGGTAAGTCAGACATAGTGATTAAATCTTATAATGGGGACATTGTTGCAAAATATACTGAATCTGGTCCGATACCTACTATGATTCAAAATATAAATTATCTTGAAGTTAAGAAGAAAGGAAAACTAATTTATTTAATAATACATGATAAAGAGGGAAAGGAATTTATTAAATGTATTTAA
- a CDS encoding prepilin-type N-terminal cleavage/methylation domain-containing protein, with translation MKNYGFTLIETVVSIFILSILLSVGLSLSKLGSTLSHDMENTECVYEIQNILSYGKAVCMEKNKYGKITVKYRENEIRFIEGEDNIEKIIKLPEEIKIINNDISVFITPSGKIAQGNTIKLIDKYGQRQEITIGVGVDLIVIKDGDFL, from the coding sequence ATGAAGAACTATGGATTTACATTAATAGAAACGGTAGTCAGTATATTTATACTAAGTATTTTACTTAGTGTAGGCTTATCACTAAGTAAATTAGGAAGTACTTTATCACATGATATGGAAAATACAGAATGTGTTTATGAAATACAAAATATACTTTCCTATGGAAAAGCAGTTTGCATGGAGAAAAATAAATATGGAAAAATAACTGTAAAGTATAGAGAAAATGAAATCCGTTTTATAGAAGGAGAGGACAATATAGAAAAGATAATAAAATTGCCTGAAGAAATAAAAATAATTAATAATGATATAAGTGTATTTATAACTCCGAGTGGAAAAATAGCACAAGGTAATACAATAAAACTTATAGATAAATATGGGCAGAGACAAGAGATAACAATTGGTGTTGGAGTAGATTTAATTGTTATTAAAGATGGTGATTTTTTATGA
- a CDS encoding type II secretion system F family protein, with protein MNSSNIRNKINVKSKLNFDMSKVLESFSFHNITLGLQFKSKVNEEQLLLIASNLAQIYKDGIPITTALELVADTLPNKTYRKSMLKVLVLIKQGKSLSEGFSQFKELYPEFFIGIISIGENTGKLYEVLKGLNIYYEKSLFIKKEIKNASAYPIFILVSMIILIIFLVNKVIPSFCEIYKSMNIELPANCKLLYDINSTLKNNPLLTTITMISWGLISIILIKCLFKKINIERFTKINIVKSFFEYIMVLLFSIITSTGINISQALEYCENSMSYPYLRKKIKEINISILKGSTLTEALEKSRLFSKYTLAIIKIREESGTIEEGFKELSNSLEYKLFEQIKKYLGFISPTFVVIMAIFIVLFLLGFVLPLFNNLKSGMR; from the coding sequence ATGAATAGTAGTAATATTAGAAATAAAATCAATGTAAAATCTAAATTAAACTTTGATATGAGTAAAGTACTTGAGAGTTTTAGTTTTCACAATATAACATTAGGACTACAATTTAAATCTAAAGTAAATGAAGAACAATTATTATTAATTGCAAGTAATTTAGCACAAATTTATAAGGATGGAATACCGATAACTACAGCATTAGAATTAGTTGCGGATACTTTGCCGAATAAAACATATAGAAAGAGTATGTTGAAAGTTTTGGTGCTTATAAAGCAAGGGAAAAGTTTATCGGAAGGATTTTCACAATTTAAAGAATTATATCCTGAATTTTTTATAGGAATAATTTCTATAGGTGAAAACACTGGTAAATTATATGAGGTATTAAAAGGATTAAATATTTATTACGAGAAATCGCTCTTTATTAAAAAGGAAATTAAAAATGCAAGTGCTTATCCAATATTTATATTAGTATCAATGATAATATTAATTATATTTTTAGTAAACAAAGTGATTCCTAGCTTTTGTGAAATTTATAAGTCTATGAATATTGAGTTACCTGCAAACTGTAAACTTTTATATGATATAAATAGTACTTTAAAAAACAATCCATTACTTACAACTATAACTATGATTTCATGGGGATTAATATCGATAATACTTATAAAGTGTCTTTTTAAGAAAATTAATATTGAGAGGTTTACAAAAATAAATATAGTAAAATCTTTTTTTGAGTATATTATGGTTTTACTTTTTTCAATAATAACTAGTACAGGAATAAATATTTCACAGGCTCTTGAATATTGTGAAAATAGCATGAGTTATCCGTATTTAAGAAAGAAGATAAAAGAAATAAATATAAGCATTTTAAAGGGAAGTACACTTACAGAAGCATTGGAAAAAAGTAGACTATTCTCAAAATATACATTGGCAATTATAAAAATAAGAGAAGAAAGTGGAACTATAGAAGAAGGCTTTAAAGAGCTATCCAATAGTTTAGAATATAAATTGTTCGAACAAATAAAGAAATATCTTGGATTCATAAGTCCAACTTTTGTAGTCATAATGGCTATTTTTATTGTTCTATTTTTGCTAGGATTTGTACTTCCATTATTTAATAACTTAAAAAGTGGAATGAGATAA
- a CDS encoding TetR/AcrR family transcriptional regulator: protein MNTNIDSTKMHRTRQKIIKAFLDLYAKKQLEQIYIKSLTESAGINRGTFYLHYMDLEDLVTSIENEQLDALAKLDKEVNYFYYSRKDNEFAQYFKPIFNYIVENKKLFKILMSPHSHPNFRESFQRAMRNNFTQRFHSVLMTAKGKELLKKEYIIESVINGNLAMIIHWIQSDINLSPEELADLISYTVLKSPLDIIENNIK, encoded by the coding sequence ATGAATACAAATATTGATTCTACAAAAATGCATCGCACTCGTCAGAAAATTATAAAGGCCTTTCTGGATTTATATGCTAAAAAGCAACTTGAACAGATTTATATCAAGTCTTTGACTGAATCTGCTGGAATAAACCGTGGCACCTTTTATCTTCACTATATGGATTTGGAGGATCTTGTCACATCAATTGAAAATGAGCAATTAGACGCCCTTGCTAAACTTGATAAAGAAGTTAATTATTTTTATTATTCGCGAAAAGATAACGAATTTGCTCAATATTTTAAACCTATATTTAATTATATTGTTGAAAATAAAAAATTGTTCAAAATTCTTATGAGTCCTCATAGTCATCCCAATTTTAGAGAGTCTTTCCAAAGGGCGATGAGGAATAATTTTACCCAGAGGTTTCATTCTGTTCTTATGACAGCAAAAGGTAAAGAATTGTTAAAAAAAGAATATATCATTGAGAGTGTTATTAATGGTAATCTTGCCATGATAATACACTGGATTCAATCAGATATTAACCTTTCTCCAGAAGAATTGGCAGACTTAATAAGCTACACTGTGCTTAAAAGTCCACTCGATATAATTGAAAATAATATTAAGTGA
- a CDS encoding helix-turn-helix domain-containing protein, protein MIRIYLSRVLGEKRWSQADLARKTGIRPNTISELYNELVERVNLEHLDKICEVLECDLTDILKYEPNNKSTD, encoded by the coding sequence ATGATAAGAATTTATTTATCTAGAGTATTAGGGGAGAAAAGATGGAGTCAAGCTGATTTAGCTAGAAAAACTGGAATAAGACCTAATACTATATCTGAGCTTTATAATGAATTAGTTGAGAGAGTTAATTTAGAACATCTTGATAAAATATGTGAAGTTTTAGAATGTGATCTTACAGATATATTAAAATATGAACCAAATAACAAGAGCACTGATTGA
- a CDS encoding LexA family protein, giving the protein MLTEKQKEIFNIIKNYIEKKSIPPTVKEICELAGISSTSTIQGYINRLEKEGYILKEKGCSRSIRIQKIS; this is encoded by the coding sequence ATGCTAACCGAGAAACAAAAAGAAATATTTAATATTATTAAGAACTATATTGAAAAGAAGAGTATACCACCAACAGTTAAAGAAATATGTGAACTTGCAGGAATATCTTCAACATCTACAATACAGGGATATATAAATAGATTAGAAAAAGAAGGATATATATTGAAAGAAAAGGGATGTAGTAGAAGTATAAGAATACAAAAAATAAGTTAG
- a CDS encoding ComEC/Rec2 family competence protein translates to MRKNKRLLSLLLVILFALFMISCGKVPQASSVNNAAAATDTSVITETAKVSGEMKIHYIDVGQGDSELIQVEGKNILIDAGTSDKKALNYLKSIGVTTLDYVIATHPHEDHIGSMDDVINEFNIGTFYSPKAITTTKTFENMINALKSKNLKLTVPKVGDVLTIGNATLTFLAPNSDKYEDLNNYSIVCKLKYGNNSFLFDGDAEALSEGEILAKQLDIQADVLKVGHHGSISSTSQAFLDKVNPKYAIISDAKGNDYGHPHQKTLDKLNSKQIKTFRTDLNGTIIATSNGTDITFNVNPIDNSVNVAGDKTEAATKNSSTVAPVVADSNLKTNTTSANQNEEMVWVANKTAKVYHSTKTCSNMKNPTQMSLADAQAKGLTPCSKCH, encoded by the coding sequence ATGAGGAAAAATAAAAGATTATTGAGTTTATTGCTAGTTATACTGTTTGCATTATTCATGATTTCATGTGGCAAAGTACCACAAGCTAGTAGTGTAAATAATGCAGCTGCAGCAACAGATACATCAGTAATAACAGAAACTGCAAAAGTATCAGGAGAAATGAAAATTCATTATATTGATGTTGGGCAAGGAGATAGTGAGTTAATTCAAGTAGAAGGTAAGAATATTTTAATAGATGCAGGAACTAGTGATAAAAAAGCTTTGAATTATCTTAAATCTATTGGAGTTACTACATTAGATTATGTAATTGCAACACATCCTCATGAAGATCATATAGGCAGTATGGATGATGTTATCAATGAATTCAATATTGGGACTTTTTATTCTCCTAAAGCTATAACTACAACAAAAACTTTTGAAAATATGATAAATGCTTTAAAAAGTAAAAATTTAAAATTAACTGTACCAAAAGTAGGGGATGTACTTACTATAGGGAATGCTACATTAACATTTTTAGCACCAAACAGTGATAAATATGAAGATTTAAATAATTACTCTATAGTTTGTAAGTTAAAGTATGGAAACAACTCATTCTTGTTTGATGGAGATGCTGAAGCTTTATCTGAAGGTGAAATACTAGCAAAACAACTTGATATTCAAGCGGACGTATTAAAAGTTGGACATCATGGAAGTATAAGCTCTACAAGCCAAGCTTTCTTAGATAAAGTTAATCCTAAATATGCAATAATAAGTGATGCCAAAGGTAATGATTATGGACATCCACATCAAAAGACATTGGACAAACTTAATAGTAAGCAGATTAAGACTTTCAGAACTGATTTAAATGGAACTATTATAGCTACTTCAAATGGTACAGATATAACATTTAATGTTAATCCAATTGATAATAGCGTTAATGTAGCAGGCGATAAAACTGAAGCAGCAACAAAAAACTCTAGTACTGTTGCACCTGTTGTGGCAGATAGTAATTTAAAAACTAATACTACTAGCGCAAATCAAAATGAAGAAATGGTTTGGGTTGCTAATAAAACTGCTAAAGTATATCATAGCACCAAAACTTGTAGCAATATGAAAAATCCAACTCAAATGTCACTAGCTGATGCTCAAGCTAAAGGACTAACTCCATGTTCTAAATGTCATTAA
- a CDS encoding cell wall-binding protein, which produces MKKFKRIIASFVTVLTLLAIAPVTAHAEWKSDSKGWWNTEGSSYSTGWKQIDGNWYYFSSDGYMAHDTTIDGYYLSSGGAWTTNIPNTTTSYTGGNNSGSTASTAGDTQSQTAYLSATGSKYHSKPDCGNMNASKATKTTVAEAEKEGFGRCSKCW; this is translated from the coding sequence ATGAAAAAATTTAAAAGAATTATTGCGAGTTTTGTTACAGTATTAACATTATTAGCAATAGCTCCAGTAACAGCTCATGCAGAATGGAAAAGTGATTCTAAAGGCTGGTGGAATACAGAAGGAAGTTCATATTCTACTGGTTGGAAACAAATTGATGGAAATTGGTATTACTTTTCTTCAGATGGCTATATGGCTCATGATACAACAATTGATGGCTATTATTTAAGTAGCGGTGGAGCATGGACAACTAATATACCTAATACAACAACTTCATATACTGGTGGAAATAATAGTGGATCAACTGCAAGTACTGCAGGAGATACACAAAGTCAAACAGCATATTTATCAGCAACAGGTAGCAAATATCATTCTAAACCTGATTGTGGGAATATGAACGCAAGCAAAGCAACAAAAACTACTGTAGCAGAAGCTGAAAAAGAAGGGTTTGGACGTTGCAGTAAGTGCTGGTAA
- a CDS encoding N-acetylmuramoyl-L-alanine amidase, translated as MKDFIIAIGHTASGNAGCGAVDKLDESDCNRAVGPLVQKYMEQSGKTTSLLRIDVANSYNCADCYTRASQANDIGAEWYVEIHFNSGKGGVGDGTEVCISNQSAEVITMAAQVSSSISNALGIQDRGVRTENLIVLKRTSMKAILVECMFVDCGDATVYNADTIALAIAEGLLGSTISNTPDLGWNKSKDGTKWWYCTDTENQYYYKSEWKLIDSYWYLFNDNGFCHTGWVNYTTQKDKKDIWYYLDKTSCQLAIGWKKVDGSWYFFNTDGEMQIGWIKDNGKDYCLYSSGAMISSIDMYGYRFASDGVATKLS; from the coding sequence ATGAAAGATTTTATAATAGCAATAGGTCATACTGCAAGTGGTAATGCAGGTTGTGGTGCAGTTGATAAGTTAGATGAAAGTGATTGCAATAGAGCAGTTGGCCCATTAGTTCAAAAGTATATGGAGCAATCAGGGAAAACTACTTCTCTTTTAAGAATAGATGTAGCTAATTCGTATAACTGTGCAGATTGCTATACTAGAGCATCTCAAGCAAATGATATAGGCGCAGAATGGTATGTAGAAATCCATTTTAATAGTGGGAAAGGTGGGGTAGGAGATGGAACTGAGGTTTGTATTTCTAATCAATCAGCAGAAGTTATTACTATGGCTGCACAAGTATCATCAAGTATATCAAATGCTTTAGGGATACAAGATAGAGGTGTCAGAACAGAAAACTTAATAGTTCTTAAAAGAACTTCAATGAAAGCAATTCTTGTAGAGTGTATGTTTGTTGATTGCGGTGATGCAACTGTATATAATGCAGATACAATTGCGTTAGCTATAGCTGAAGGACTATTAGGCTCAACTATAAGCAATACTCCTGATTTAGGATGGAATAAGTCTAAAGATGGCACCAAGTGGTGGTACTGCACGGACACAGAAAATCAATATTACTATAAATCGGAATGGAAATTAATTGATAGTTATTGGTACTTATTTAATGATAATGGATTCTGCCATACTGGATGGGTTAATTATACAACTCAAAAAGATAAGAAAGATATTTGGTATTACTTAGATAAGACTTCATGCCAATTAGCTATTGGATGGAAAAAAGTTGATGGAAGTTGGTATTTCTTTAATACTGATGGTGAAATGCAAATTGGTTGGATTAAGGATAATGGGAAAGATTATTGTCTATATTCTTCAGGAGCAATGATTTCTAGTATAGATATGTATGGATATAGATTTGCTAGTGATGGAGTTGCAACTAAATTAAGTTAG
- a CDS encoding cobalt ABC transporter permease has protein sequence MKELLISQIAPILNTAIIAILIVVIKTVGKPAIELFAAKKKEAELKIIASGHESDLKKSLEVWNIVDDKWRITKNAVALFKSKEALFEQLLLQRIPGLTQQNINDLRDTISGEVNKGKAVLTQDTIVQQLADLQQTNATLQAENQNLKTTINQISSAIEPVVINNITASDVATGATV, from the coding sequence ATGAAAGAATTATTAATTAGTCAAATTGCCCCAATATTAAATACTGCAATTATTGCAATATTGATAGTAGTGATTAAAACAGTTGGAAAGCCAGCAATAGAATTATTTGCTGCAAAGAAAAAGGAAGCTGAATTGAAGATAATTGCTAGTGGTCACGAATCAGATTTAAAAAAATCATTGGAAGTATGGAACATAGTAGATGATAAATGGAGAATAACTAAAAATGCAGTAGCTCTATTTAAATCAAAAGAAGCATTATTTGAACAATTATTATTACAACGGATACCTGGTTTAACTCAACAAAATATTAATGATTTAAGAGATACTATCTCAGGTGAAGTTAATAAGGGTAAAGCAGTATTGACACAAGATACAATAGTTCAACAGCTAGCAGATTTGCAACAAACTAATGCAACTTTACAAGCAGAAAATCAAAACTTAAAAACAACAATAAATCAGATAAGTAGTGCTATAGAACCGGTAGTAATAAATAATATCACAGCAAGTGATGTTGCTACAGGAGCTACTGTATAA
- a CDS encoding hemolysin XhlA family protein — protein sequence MNEELIKDKLETHEKRINNHSERIDKLEQDGRELKTELKNLCENLKSLTNMMKWFITAMGGALISFFFYAVQTGILNK from the coding sequence ATGAATGAAGAATTAATAAAGGATAAATTAGAAACACATGAAAAAAGAATTAATAATCATAGTGAAAGGATTGATAAGTTAGAGCAAGATGGGAGAGAGCTCAAAACAGAACTTAAGAACTTATGTGAAAATCTAAAATCACTGACAAATATGATGAAGTGGTTTATAACTGCAATGGGAGGGGCTTTAATAAGCTTCTTTTTTTATGCAGTTCAAACAGGAATATTAAATAAATAA
- a CDS encoding Ig-like domain-containing protein, with translation MKNYFKKFSIMFVMLLVVIGVGVIQNGTMANAATVGQQLTQAEDGWRRFDDSDSKIIYGSQMKAGPFDSAYQKTVHENGSFGGNIDSKTTIKFYGTKFRIISRKYRSGISPQSSKNVSINLDGTLIDSYNMLNSKDEYASQCIMYEKIGLSLGIHTIILNPEDKLECEIDAIDIDSTGYLVDPNKSISLDKSSLSLIVSDSQNLTATTTPSAVGVTWISSDESIATVDSSGKVTAIKEGQATITAQIIGSETKATCEVAVTKSETTDPATPTEPTTGDANLFIELVDGQIKSYNLSSTEITKFKQWYLDRDNTKSNKPYYEFSKGDYKDYVIHEKIDWFEVR, from the coding sequence ATGAAAAATTACTTTAAAAAGTTTAGTATAATGTTTGTAATGTTATTAGTTGTTATAGGTGTTGGAGTAATTCAAAATGGAACTATGGCTAATGCAGCTACAGTTGGACAACAATTAACTCAAGCAGAAGATGGTTGGAGAAGATTCGATGATTCAGACAGTAAAATAATATATGGTTCACAAATGAAGGCAGGTCCATTTGATAGTGCATATCAAAAAACAGTCCACGAAAATGGAAGCTTTGGTGGAAATATTGATTCAAAAACTACTATAAAGTTTTACGGTACTAAATTTAGAATTATTTCAAGAAAATATAGAAGTGGAATAAGTCCTCAATCATCTAAAAATGTTTCAATAAATCTAGATGGGACATTAATTGATAGTTACAATATGCTAAATTCAAAAGATGAATATGCATCTCAATGTATAATGTATGAAAAAATAGGATTATCTTTAGGAATTCATACTATAATTCTAAATCCTGAAGATAAATTAGAATGTGAGATTGATGCAATAGATATAGATTCTACAGGTTATTTAGTAGATCCTAATAAATCAATATCATTAGATAAATCATCTTTGTCATTAATCGTAAGTGATTCACAAAATTTAACTGCAACAACAACACCATCTGCTGTAGGAGTAACATGGATATCAAGTGATGAATCAATTGCGACAGTAGATTCAAGTGGTAAAGTAACAGCAATAAAAGAAGGACAAGCAACGATAACTGCACAAATTATAGGTTCAGAAACAAAAGCTACTTGTGAGGTTGCTGTAACTAAAAGTGAAACTACTGATCCAGCCACTCCAACAGAACCAACAACAGGTGATGCTAATTTATTTATAGAATTAGTAGATGGACAGATAAAGAGTTATAATTTATCAAGTACTGAAATTACTAAATTTAAGCAATGGTATTTAGATAGAGATAATACTAAGTCAAATAAGCCATATTATGAATTTTCTAAAGGTGATTATAAAGACTATGTAATTCATGAGAAAATTGATTGGTTTGAAGTAAGATAA
- a CDS encoding Ig-like domain-containing protein — translation MKNYFKKFSIMFVMSILLMLGCATSAFATDDGVVGTSNLNNTIENSAKVGYQLTAPEKGWKRYDDKNAYVKYSYDTSNGDPNTRISCYKGTYSCVLGEEVYAKFAFKGSKLRITGNRYSSRSDKVVMEIDGIKYRYSCHGDKLDIQNIEFEKLDLENKIHNVKISTDSETTTVANGIKQFDIDAIDINDNGYLLDWQNESISLNKSTDDLQVGQTDTLVATTTPAAVGVSWKSSDESIVTIDSNGKVTGIKEGQATITATTTDGSNLSATCAINITKEIKPTNPSESDNKTGAILIINLNDGETKIFDVSISEIDKFKSWYNTKSEYENKLTYEFNKTVNSNISVEENVVHDKITSYEIRKY, via the coding sequence ATGAAAAATTACTTTAAAAAGTTTAGTATAATGTTTGTAATGTCTATATTATTAATGTTAGGTTGTGCCACTAGTGCTTTTGCTACAGATGATGGAGTAGTTGGGACTAGTAATCTAAATAATACTATTGAAAATAGTGCTAAGGTTGGATATCAATTAACAGCTCCTGAAAAAGGTTGGAAAAGATATGATGACAAAAATGCATATGTAAAATATTCTTATGATACTAGTAATGGAGACCCTAATACAAGAATAAGTTGTTATAAGGGTACATATAGTTGCGTTTTAGGAGAAGAAGTCTATGCAAAATTTGCATTTAAAGGTAGTAAACTTAGAATAACTGGAAATAGATATTCTTCTAGAAGTGACAAAGTGGTAATGGAAATAGATGGAATTAAATATCGATATAGTTGTCATGGTGATAAATTAGATATTCAAAATATTGAGTTTGAAAAATTGGATTTAGAAAATAAAATACATAATGTAAAGATATCTACAGATTCAGAAACAACCACAGTAGCTAATGGTATTAAACAATTTGACATAGATGCAATAGATATTAATGATAATGGATATCTATTAGATTGGCAGAATGAATCAATCTCATTAAATAAATCTACAGATGACTTACAAGTAGGGCAAACAGATACTCTAGTTGCAACAACAACTCCGGCAGCGGTAGGAGTATCATGGAAATCAAGCGATGAATCAATTGTAACAATAGATTCAAATGGTAAAGTTACAGGTATAAAAGAAGGGCAAGCGACAATTACAGCTACTACAACTGATGGAAGTAACTTAAGTGCTACATGTGCTATAAATATAACTAAAGAAATTAAGCCAACGAATCCATCTGAATCAGACAATAAAACAGGAGCAATATTAATAATTAATTTAAATGATGGAGAAACAAAAATTTTTGATGTTTCAATCTCAGAAATAGATAAATTTAAATCATGGTATAACACAAAATCAGAGTATGAGAATAAACTGACATACGAATTTAATAAAACAGTTAATTCTAATATTTCAGTGGAAGAAAATGTTGTACATGATAAGATAACATCTTATGAAATAAGAAAATACTAA
- a CDS encoding discoidin domain-containing protein, protein MASPLGLTIKTNLESMGVGDCIPCRYTALTSGAAGYFSELGTCVANEIPVTGTATPDGLFYLIKTAKGTLIADRVIQTSISWSILNTAKYIEGNPMKETNALPVMTSNTNPIGKVTASSIYSSDYDSYLAFNGSIDEYGWISKAAATISSKQWLQYEFSMPISIYSYEMVARKNNDAPKDWTFEGSNDGTNWVILDTQTNQINWSTTIYEKRSYKFTNIQDYKIYKINISSQNGYAGYVGIDELYMYKKDTQYKKFRSLSSGCAYLDVSGNSSLTNKSLGAWPPTNEWDKYIINSDLKGKVTKGDDNIWHYKINNSWCKDTPLNGGWNSGLQTATAANSTRINRGNAFSSTWPDLNLSTSTVIGSTLGFRPVLNYVESDIASEVIY, encoded by the coding sequence ATGGCAAGTCCATTAGGGTTAACAATAAAAACAAATTTAGAAAGTATGGGAGTAGGAGATTGTATCCCTTGTAGATATACCGCATTAACAAGTGGAGCAGCCGGATACTTTTCAGAATTAGGAACTTGCGTTGCTAATGAAATACCAGTGACTGGAACGGCTACACCAGATGGGTTGTTTTATCTAATTAAAACAGCAAAAGGAACATTAATAGCTGATAGAGTAATACAAACTAGTATAAGCTGGAGTATATTGAATACCGCTAAGTATATAGAAGGAAATCCTATGAAAGAAACAAATGCCCTACCTGTTATGACAAGTAATACAAATCCCATAGGAAAAGTAACAGCAAGTAGTATATATAGTTCTGACTATGATAGTTACTTAGCCTTTAATGGTTCAATAGATGAGTATGGGTGGATAAGTAAGGCAGCTGCCACAATATCTAGTAAACAGTGGCTACAATATGAGTTTTCAATGCCTATTAGTATTTATTCTTATGAAATGGTAGCCAGGAAAAATAATGATGCACCAAAAGATTGGACTTTCGAAGGAAGTAATGATGGGACTAACTGGGTTATATTAGATACTCAAACTAATCAAATAAATTGGTCTACTACCATATACGAGAAAAGAAGTTATAAGTTTACCAATATACAGGATTATAAAATTTATAAAATAAATATTTCAAGTCAAAATGGCTATGCTGGCTATGTTGGGATTGATGAATTATATATGTATAAGAAGGATACCCAATATAAAAAATTCAGGTCATTATCAAGTGGATGCGCCTATTTAGATGTAAGTGGTAATTCATCATTAACAAATAAATCACTTGGAGCATGGCCACCAACTAATGAATGGGATAAATATATAATAAACTCAGATCTTAAGGGTAAGGTAACCAAAGGCGATGATAATATATGGCACTACAAGATAAATAATAGTTGGTGCAAAGATACCCCTCTAAATGGGGGATGGAATAGTGGACTACAAACCGCTACTGCTGCCAATAGTACTAGAATTAATAGAGGTAATGCATTTAGCTCTACATGGCCAGACTTAAATTTGAGTACAAGCACAGTCATAGGAAGTACACTAGGATTTAGGCCAGTATTAAATTATGTGGAATCAGATATAGCAAGTGAGGTGATTTATTAA